The following are encoded together in the Anopheles nili chromosome 3, idAnoNiliSN_F5_01, whole genome shotgun sequence genome:
- the LOC128726451 gene encoding uncharacterized protein LOC128726451 codes for MKLLMVTFALIVVAAALVSALPAVNDESVLGGDVYEAEIDSFNPQDPQAFLKLKKLKKLLFLG; via the exons ATGAAGCTGCTAATGGTG ACGTTTGCGCTGATCGTTGTTGCTGCAGCCCTCGTGTCCGCGCTGCCTGCCGTCAACGATGAATCCGTCCTTGGTGGTGACGTGTATGAGGCGGAAATTGACAGTTTCAATCCTCAGGATCCGCAAGCTTTCCTGAAGCTGAAAAAACTGAAGAAGCTGCTCTTCCTCGGTTAG